A region from the Streptomyces tsukubensis genome encodes:
- a CDS encoding GNAT family N-acetyltransferase, with product MNFTIKDVPWSDPDAVALRDAQRAEIAAMYGTPDSEPGAPPSAADIAAFVLAYAPDGTPVACGGLRALDAVTGEVKRMYTTPAARGSGAAAAVLEALESRARDLGWSALRLETGDRQQAAVRFYTRSGYTPIPAFGPYRDAPESLCFERAL from the coding sequence ATGAACTTCACGATCAAGGACGTGCCCTGGTCCGATCCCGACGCCGTCGCGCTGCGGGACGCCCAGCGGGCCGAGATAGCCGCGATGTACGGCACACCCGACAGTGAGCCCGGCGCACCACCGTCGGCGGCCGACATCGCCGCCTTCGTGCTCGCGTACGCCCCCGACGGCACCCCCGTCGCCTGCGGCGGGCTGCGGGCGCTCGACGCCGTCACGGGCGAGGTGAAGCGGATGTACACGACCCCTGCCGCCCGGGGCTCCGGCGCCGCGGCCGCCGTGCTCGAAGCCCTGGAGTCCCGGGCCCGTGACCTCGGCTGGAGTGCGCTGCGGCTGGAGACGGGCGACCGCCAGCAGGCCGCGGTCCGCTTCTACACGCGCTCCGGCTACACCCCGATCCCCGCGTTCGGACCGTACCGGGACGCCCCGGAATCCCTCTGCTTCGAACGGGCCCTCTGA
- a CDS encoding polyprenyl synthetase family protein: protein MTADRYDPGAFKLRVDGALRSFVAGEADRLVAIDPDLAPVAEQVEAAVADGKRLRAAFCYWGWRAAGQPDSDALLLAAASMELVHAAAVVHDDLIDDSPLRHGRPTVHIALRSGLRQRQRTAGAARSLAMLVGDLLISLAGQLFAGSGLPAAYLARARPLWSALARELIAGECLEILRTGTPPDTATSLKVIRYKTAKYTVEQPLLIGGVLGGAGERLRAGFSAYGLPLGEAFQLRDDLLGLFGDPARTGKAAPDDLRTARPTALLAETWRAADASERAELRALLGRGRSLDAAGVDSVRTLMNRLDAPGRIERMITARVEEATRALDEVAVPRPAAAALAALAHSAAVRQF, encoded by the coding sequence ATGACGGCTGACCGCTACGACCCCGGGGCCTTCAAGCTCCGGGTCGACGGTGCCCTGCGCAGCTTCGTCGCCGGGGAGGCGGACCGGCTCGTCGCCATCGACCCCGATCTGGCGCCCGTCGCCGAGCAGGTCGAGGCCGCCGTCGCGGACGGCAAGCGGCTGCGCGCCGCCTTCTGCTACTGGGGCTGGCGCGCGGCCGGACAGCCCGACAGCGATGCGCTGCTGCTGGCCGCCGCGTCGATGGAGCTGGTCCATGCGGCGGCCGTGGTGCACGACGATCTGATCGACGACAGTCCGCTGCGGCACGGGCGGCCCACCGTCCATATCGCGCTCCGCTCCGGGCTGCGGCAGCGGCAGCGGACGGCGGGTGCGGCCCGGTCGCTGGCGATGCTGGTCGGGGATCTGCTGATATCGCTGGCCGGGCAGTTGTTCGCCGGCAGCGGGCTGCCCGCCGCCTATCTGGCCCGGGCCCGCCCCCTGTGGTCGGCGCTGGCCAGGGAGCTGATCGCGGGCGAGTGCCTGGAGATCCTCCGTACCGGCACCCCGCCCGATACGGCGACCTCGCTGAAGGTGATCCGCTACAAGACCGCCAAGTACACGGTCGAGCAGCCGCTGCTGATCGGCGGCGTGCTCGGGGGTGCGGGCGAGCGGCTGCGGGCGGGCTTCTCGGCGTACGGGCTGCCGCTCGGTGAGGCCTTCCAGCTCCGGGACGATCTGCTGGGCCTGTTCGGCGACCCGGCCAGGACCGGCAAGGCGGCCCCGGACGATCTGCGGACGGCCCGGCCCACCGCGCTGCTGGCGGAGACCTGGCGGGCGGCGGACGCGTCCGAACGGGCCGAGCTGCGGGCGCTGCTGGGCCGGGGCCGGTCCCTGGACGCGGCCGGGGTCGATTCCGTACGGACCCTGATGAACCGGCTCGACGCGCCCGGCCGGATCGAACGGATGATCACCGCCCGGGTCGAGGAGGCCACCCGCGCCCTGGACGAAGTCGCCGTACCGCGTCCGGCGGCGGCTGCGCTGGCGGCCCTGGCGCATTCGGCGGCGGTCCGCCAGTTCTGA
- a CDS encoding oxygenase MpaB family protein, producing the protein MPYPYTEESLKELRNTGDELADATVAALFESGDVGTFNTLMRYVSTAGSPLPEGLPDVAREYLAATAAPPAWVDWGEMEKARLFFIDNNVHISTALSFASMPACYVVPRVAKLLSATHSLAYPSKRMAETGQFVVYLMRPDAFEAGSRFVPAAQKVRLLHASIRHHLLREGRWDTETDGVPICLEDMIGGQMFFSMLVLDSLHRLGVHMSNEGADAYYYAWRVVGAMLGVDQEAVPKTLEEARQFSDLYMTLHMGPSEDGVNLTRQLVEMYEEVVPGTLFDPIVGALVRHLVGDTCGDWLGVPRTPWDTAVKAVPHLLGVLETVEDRSPYGAWALDKLGDLVSVFELSALTRGRVMHYAIPEQLKKEFGVSGGVPPKKRWSPPPVTVG; encoded by the coding sequence ATGCCGTACCCCTATACCGAAGAGTCCCTGAAGGAGCTGCGCAACACCGGTGACGAACTGGCGGACGCCACCGTCGCCGCACTGTTCGAGAGCGGTGACGTCGGGACGTTCAACACCCTGATGCGGTACGTCTCCACCGCGGGCTCCCCGCTGCCGGAGGGGCTGCCGGACGTGGCCCGCGAGTATCTGGCGGCGACCGCCGCGCCGCCCGCGTGGGTCGACTGGGGCGAGATGGAGAAGGCGCGGCTCTTCTTCATCGACAACAACGTCCATATCTCCACGGCGCTGTCGTTCGCCTCGATGCCCGCCTGCTACGTCGTACCGCGGGTGGCGAAACTGCTGTCGGCGACGCATTCGCTGGCGTATCCGTCGAAGCGGATGGCGGAGACCGGGCAGTTCGTGGTCTATCTGATGCGGCCGGACGCCTTCGAGGCGGGCAGCCGTTTCGTACCGGCGGCGCAGAAGGTACGGCTGCTGCACGCGTCGATCCGCCACCATCTGCTGCGCGAGGGCCGCTGGGACACGGAGACCGACGGGGTGCCGATCTGCCTGGAGGACATGATCGGCGGGCAGATGTTCTTCTCCATGCTGGTGCTCGACAGTCTGCACCGGCTCGGCGTCCATATGAGCAACGAGGGCGCGGACGCCTACTACTACGCGTGGCGGGTGGTCGGCGCGATGCTCGGGGTCGACCAGGAGGCGGTGCCGAAGACCCTGGAGGAGGCCCGGCAGTTCTCCGATCTCTATATGACCCTGCACATGGGCCCCTCGGAGGACGGCGTCAATCTGACCCGGCAGCTCGTCGAGATGTACGAGGAGGTGGTCCCGGGGACGCTCTTCGACCCGATCGTGGGCGCCTTGGTCCGCCATCTGGTCGGGGACACCTGCGGGGACTGGCTGGGGGTGCCGCGCACCCCGTGGGACACGGCGGTGAAGGCGGTCCCGCATCTGCTGGGGGTGCTGGAGACCGTCGAGGACCGTTCGCCGTACGGGGCGTGGGCGCTCGACAAGCTGGGGGATCTGGTGTCGGTCTTCGAACTGTCGGCGCTGACCCGGGGCCGGGTGATGCACTACGCGATCCCGGAGCAGCTGAAGAAGGAGTTCGGGGTGTCGGGCGGGGTGCCGCCGAAGAAGCGCTGGAGCCCGCCGCCGGTGACGGTCGGCTGA
- a CDS encoding TetR/AcrR family transcriptional regulator has product MRWTLDDVIAAAFTTLEADGLDKLTLRGVARTLGSHLNSVSSYVKTKQTLIETMADHIVGSVDVTHLPDEPVERARTVATRYRDALLAHRDGGRLVAGTFSGTGKTLRVADTIVGALLDAGHPEPDAARLCWSIVYFTLGLTQEQQTPSDGSRGSFHDLVATGSYPALARIGEHLMVTDSFDDRFHYGLSRLLPPGA; this is encoded by the coding sequence ATGCGCTGGACGCTGGACGATGTGATCGCGGCCGCGTTCACCACGCTCGAAGCCGACGGCCTCGACAAGCTGACGCTGCGCGGGGTCGCCCGCACCCTCGGCTCCCACCTCAACTCGGTGAGCTCGTACGTGAAGACGAAGCAGACACTCATCGAGACGATGGCCGACCACATCGTCGGCTCCGTCGACGTCACCCACCTGCCCGACGAACCCGTGGAGCGGGCCCGAACCGTCGCCACCCGCTACCGGGACGCCCTGCTCGCCCACCGCGACGGCGGCCGCCTGGTCGCCGGTACCTTCAGCGGTACGGGCAAGACCCTGCGGGTCGCCGACACCATCGTCGGCGCCCTGCTGGACGCCGGACACCCCGAACCGGACGCCGCCCGCCTCTGCTGGTCCATCGTCTACTTCACCCTCGGCCTCACCCAGGAGCAGCAGACCCCCTCCGACGGTTCCCGCGGCTCGTTCCACGACCTCGTCGCCACCGGCAGCTACCCCGCCCTCGCCCGGATCGGTGAGCACCTCATGGTCACGGACTCCTTCGACGACCGCTTCCACTACGGACTGTCCCGGCTGCTGCCTCCGGGCGCCTGA
- a CDS encoding SDR family NAD(P)-dependent oxidoreductase, with protein sequence MTTETKTWFITGASKGFGRQWAEAALERGDRVAATSRTPGAFDDLVASHGDKLLPLRLDVTDRAAVHAAVRRAADRFGRLDVVVNNAGYGLFGMVEEISEEQARAQIDVNLLAPLWVTQAALPHLRAQGGGHIIQVSSIAGVFSLPGLGGYHASKFGLEGFTASLAKEVRGFGIKVTLVEPAGYATDWAGPSAVHAEPLPAYDGFRAAMQRPAGVRGEPTATREAILTVVDADEPPLRIFFGNGPLDVIRAEYASRIEEWERWDAVSRAASGT encoded by the coding sequence ATGACCACGGAGACGAAGACCTGGTTCATCACCGGAGCCTCCAAGGGCTTCGGCAGGCAGTGGGCCGAAGCCGCCCTGGAACGGGGTGACCGCGTCGCCGCGACGAGCCGTACCCCCGGCGCGTTCGACGATCTCGTCGCCTCCCACGGCGACAAGCTGCTGCCGCTCCGGCTGGACGTCACCGACCGCGCCGCCGTCCACGCCGCCGTGCGCCGGGCCGCCGACCGATTCGGCCGCCTCGACGTCGTCGTCAACAACGCGGGCTACGGCCTGTTCGGCATGGTCGAGGAGATCAGCGAAGAGCAGGCCCGGGCGCAGATCGACGTCAACCTGCTCGCCCCGCTGTGGGTCACGCAGGCCGCGCTGCCGCACCTGCGCGCCCAAGGCGGCGGACACATCATCCAGGTCTCCTCCATCGCGGGCGTCTTCTCGCTGCCGGGCCTCGGCGGCTACCACGCATCGAAGTTCGGCCTGGAGGGATTCACCGCCAGCCTCGCCAAGGAAGTCCGGGGCTTCGGCATCAAGGTCACCCTGGTCGAACCCGCCGGATACGCCACCGACTGGGCCGGGCCCTCCGCCGTCCACGCCGAACCCCTGCCCGCCTACGACGGCTTCCGCGCCGCCATGCAGCGCCCGGCCGGAGTGCGCGGCGAGCCGACCGCCACCCGCGAGGCGATCCTCACCGTCGTCGACGCCGACGAGCCGCCCCTGCGGATCTTCTTCGGCAACGGGCCGCTCGATGTGATCCGGGCGGAGTACGCGTCCCGTATCGAGGAGTGGGAGCGCTGGGACGCGGTCTCCCGGGCGGCGTCCGGCACCTGA
- a CDS encoding RidA family protein → MIEHVDPPALAPPIGGLYHHLAIVRSGSVVAIAGQIALDSEGRLVGEGDHAAQAEQAFRNVAAALAAVGCGPRDLLQHTIHVVGHRPELVEPIFAAGRRAFGGHWPRTASTFIGVQALGHPAWLIEVDGLAVVPPSSRLTPHGRQEPAATEEHRSTT, encoded by the coding sequence GTGATCGAACATGTCGACCCGCCCGCGTTGGCCCCGCCGATCGGAGGCCTCTACCACCATCTCGCGATCGTCCGCTCGGGATCCGTCGTCGCGATCGCGGGCCAGATCGCCCTGGACTCCGAGGGCCGTCTCGTCGGCGAGGGCGATCACGCGGCCCAGGCCGAACAGGCGTTCCGTAACGTCGCCGCCGCGCTGGCCGCGGTCGGCTGCGGTCCGCGCGACCTGTTGCAGCACACCATCCACGTCGTGGGGCACCGCCCCGAACTGGTCGAGCCGATCTTCGCGGCCGGGCGGCGGGCCTTCGGCGGCCACTGGCCCCGCACGGCGAGCACGTTCATCGGCGTCCAGGCCCTCGGTCACCCCGCATGGCTGATCGAGGTCGACGGCCTGGCGGTCGTCCCCCCGTCATCCCGGCTCACTCCGCACGGTCGGCAGGAACCGGCCGCCACCGAAGAACACAGGAGCACGACATGA
- a CDS encoding GntR family transcriptional regulator, whose translation MLFRIDHQSPLSLSDQVAASVRRALADGSAGPGERLPAARELATSLEINLHTVLRGYQKLRDEGLVELRRGRGAVISDGAGPGHGRLIERIHELAAEARAIGLSDEELLTLIRGTLSPDSTR comes from the coding sequence ATGCTCTTCCGAATCGACCACCAGTCGCCGCTCTCCCTCAGCGACCAGGTCGCGGCCTCCGTCCGGCGCGCTCTCGCCGACGGCTCCGCCGGACCGGGAGAGCGGCTCCCCGCCGCCCGCGAGCTGGCGACGTCCCTGGAGATAAACCTCCACACCGTGCTCCGCGGCTACCAGAAGCTGCGCGACGAGGGCCTGGTGGAACTCCGCCGCGGCCGGGGCGCGGTAATCAGCGACGGAGCCGGCCCCGGCCACGGCCGCCTCATCGAACGCATCCATGAACTCGCCGCGGAGGCGCGTGCGATAGGCCTCTCCGACGAGGAACTCCTCACCCTGATCCGCGGCACCCTCAGCCCGGACAGCACCCGCTGA
- a CDS encoding endonuclease/exonuclease/phosphatase family protein yields the protein MKTFVLMLVALLALPAGAVPAVASPAAPGTATYRIWHWNVAGHANNFGSTANGLVDAILGSLSHRNPDFISLNEVCPDQYQAVLKGLQAAGWPQSATNFARFEPMPDANADLCGNDGGGPDQDPYGVAVFSRFAPTGTDRITLPYDGDKARKLLCVPVAGQPGGLRFCTTHITFNATYKTAQLNTVRTRMQDWTTTGGTVITAGDFNVQPHDGLLDDWYAPSVASAHNGNNSGIFRELDDLDPLCPGWGEQTTEGTLAGKCGQPAKVDLVFVAESRLVSYQADALPVARDRCVNRSGTFIPCSDHRIVDATATVTTP from the coding sequence ATGAAGACCTTCGTGCTGATGCTCGTCGCGTTGCTCGCCCTGCCCGCCGGGGCGGTGCCCGCTGTGGCCTCCCCGGCGGCGCCCGGCACGGCCACGTACCGGATCTGGCACTGGAACGTCGCCGGTCACGCCAACAACTTCGGGTCCACGGCGAACGGCCTCGTCGACGCGATCCTGGGCTCCCTGAGCCACCGGAACCCCGACTTCATCTCCCTCAACGAGGTCTGCCCCGACCAGTACCAGGCCGTCCTCAAGGGCCTCCAGGCCGCCGGCTGGCCGCAGAGCGCGACCAACTTCGCCCGCTTCGAGCCCATGCCCGATGCGAACGCCGACCTGTGCGGCAACGACGGCGGCGGACCCGACCAGGATCCGTACGGGGTGGCCGTGTTCAGCCGGTTCGCGCCGACCGGCACCGACCGGATCACCCTGCCCTACGACGGCGACAAGGCCCGCAAGCTCCTCTGCGTACCCGTCGCCGGACAGCCCGGCGGCCTCCGGTTCTGCACCACGCACATCACCTTCAACGCCACCTACAAGACGGCCCAGCTCAACACCGTACGGACCCGGATGCAGGACTGGACGACCACCGGCGGCACGGTGATCACCGCCGGGGACTTCAACGTCCAGCCCCATGACGGTCTGCTCGACGACTGGTACGCGCCCTCCGTCGCGAGCGCCCACAACGGGAACAACAGCGGGATCTTCCGCGAACTCGACGACCTCGACCCGCTCTGCCCCGGCTGGGGCGAGCAGACCACCGAAGGCACCCTCGCGGGCAAGTGCGGGCAGCCCGCCAAGGTCGACCTGGTGTTCGTCGCGGAAAGCCGGCTCGTCTCCTACCAGGCCGACGCCCTCCCCGTCGCCCGCGACCGCTGCGTCAACCGCTCCGGCACCTTCATCCCCTGCTCCGACCACCGCATCGTCGACGCCACCGCCACTGTCACCACCCCGTAG
- a CDS encoding ricin-type beta-trefoil lectin domain protein, with protein sequence MGSRSRAAALALCAALLAAACYPPPDTTAGPARAQDAPSCRGTLVGVAHPDDDVFFLTPEIRHTIRAGCRVDTVYLTAGDDGKKNRLKAVEYVDRREYGVRAAYAEMAEASNDWKRADVQADGVRVRSYLLADKDRDTDVRLTFLDLHDGLPQGGSPNSLLKLFEGNRNSIEPFQGGSGSYTESELLATVSALTRLSGAERILTMDHDNASFAFGLGGGVDHSDHGITARYLRKVGYALGIPVSSYLGYTMSPLKPNLTAAESAEKDEVARWYIANRKCRATGTCANVAPFKGPLKKDWSLWIHRQYQQTPRDPRAGELMGDIGRTTFFTSRSPEQCLHADSGKVDIRACDGSASQKWDLGHDKTIRLRSDRGSCLTASEGSARLTSCKPGDPDQQWTRMPWQSTSWKRTAWQISGSGNRCLYQDDRELPAHWDARDRQNPQLKLSACGKQPMPELYWRWGG encoded by the coding sequence GTGGGCAGTCGCTCGCGTGCGGCCGCGCTGGCCTTGTGTGCCGCCCTGCTGGCAGCCGCCTGCTACCCCCCGCCGGACACGACGGCCGGACCGGCCCGGGCCCAGGATGCGCCGTCGTGCCGCGGAACCCTGGTCGGCGTGGCCCACCCCGACGACGACGTGTTCTTCCTGACCCCGGAGATCAGGCACACCATCCGCGCCGGATGCCGCGTCGACACCGTCTATCTGACCGCGGGCGACGACGGCAAGAAGAACCGGCTGAAGGCAGTGGAGTACGTCGACCGCCGGGAGTACGGCGTACGGGCGGCCTACGCGGAGATGGCGGAGGCCTCCAACGACTGGAAACGGGCCGATGTGCAGGCGGACGGCGTACGGGTCCGGTCCTATCTCCTCGCCGACAAGGACCGGGACACCGATGTACGGCTGACCTTCCTCGACCTCCACGACGGACTCCCCCAAGGCGGGAGCCCGAACAGCCTCCTCAAGCTCTTCGAGGGGAACAGGAACAGCATCGAGCCGTTCCAGGGCGGCAGCGGGAGCTATACGGAGAGCGAACTGCTCGCGACGGTCTCCGCCCTGACCCGGCTGAGCGGCGCCGAACGCATTCTGACCATGGACCACGACAACGCCTCGTTCGCCTTCGGCCTCGGCGGGGGCGTCGACCACAGCGACCACGGCATCACCGCCCGGTACCTCAGGAAGGTCGGCTACGCCCTCGGGATCCCGGTGTCCTCCTACCTCGGCTACACCATGTCCCCGCTGAAGCCGAACCTCACCGCCGCCGAGTCCGCCGAGAAGGACGAGGTGGCCCGCTGGTACATCGCCAACCGGAAATGCCGTGCCACGGGGACGTGTGCGAACGTCGCCCCCTTCAAGGGCCCGCTCAAGAAGGACTGGAGCCTGTGGATCCACCGCCAGTACCAGCAGACCCCACGGGACCCGCGCGCCGGTGAGCTGATGGGAGACATCGGCCGCACCACGTTCTTCACGAGCCGCAGTCCGGAGCAGTGTCTCCACGCCGACTCCGGCAAGGTCGATATCCGCGCCTGCGACGGGTCGGCCTCACAGAAGTGGGATCTGGGCCATGACAAGACGATCCGGCTCCGGAGCGACCGGGGCTCCTGTCTGACCGCGTCGGAGGGGTCTGCCCGGCTCACGTCGTGCAAGCCCGGCGACCCGGACCAGCAGTGGACCCGGATGCCGTGGCAGAGCACCTCGTGGAAGCGGACTGCCTGGCAGATCTCGGGGAGCGGGAATCGCTGTCTGTACCAGGACGACCGCGAACTCCCCGCCCACTGGGACGCCCGCGACCGGCAGAACCCGCAGTTGAAGCTCTCCGCCTGCGGGAAGCAGCCGATGCCGGAGCTGTACTGGCGGTGGGGTGGGTGA
- a CDS encoding DUF397 domain-containing protein — MNTHSAIELIPAGPWFKSSYSDGTGNECVEAAWFKSSYSDGTGNNCVEVADLATHIGIRDSKVKDGPALHIPTAAWSSFVTFAARAPRL; from the coding sequence ATCAATACTCACTCCGCGATAGAGCTGATCCCTGCCGGTCCGTGGTTCAAGTCGTCCTACAGCGACGGCACGGGGAACGAGTGCGTCGAGGCCGCCTGGTTCAAGTCCTCGTACAGTGACGGAACCGGCAACAACTGTGTCGAGGTCGCTGACCTCGCCACCCACATCGGTATCCGCGACTCCAAGGTCAAGGACGGTCCGGCTCTCCATATCCCCACCGCTGCCTGGTCCTCCTTCGTGACCTTCGCCGCCCGGGCACCGCGCCTGTAA
- a CDS encoding DUF5753 domain-containing protein: protein MSRKEAVRGLKDFSEATLTRIELGELNFRRNVGVLRTLLKRYSVTDEQLVEELVALNREAPNEEWLTQYRSFMPPGMPHYVGLEAEAVAITAYHPTVVFGMLQTAEYAKAIYEMSRPVEDTTTEFVNRNVELRMERKRRVLVREKPVRLRIILGEAALRIPVGDHDVMRGQYEEIIRLASLDHVSIQVLPFRRGYRAVHDFRILDLGDLPSRVQTDNAWGAISTSDKPQEVSRFMRRFNSMVGVALGVEETIAFVTELARR from the coding sequence ATGAGCCGCAAGGAGGCCGTTCGGGGGCTGAAGGACTTCTCCGAGGCGACCCTCACGAGGATCGAACTCGGTGAACTCAACTTCCGACGAAACGTCGGGGTACTGCGGACGCTGCTGAAGCGGTACAGCGTGACGGACGAGCAACTCGTTGAGGAGCTGGTCGCGCTGAACCGGGAGGCGCCGAACGAGGAGTGGCTGACGCAGTACCGCAGTTTCATGCCACCTGGCATGCCGCATTACGTGGGGCTTGAAGCAGAGGCGGTCGCCATCACGGCGTACCACCCGACGGTGGTGTTCGGGATGCTCCAGACTGCGGAGTACGCCAAGGCCATCTACGAGATGAGCCGCCCGGTAGAAGACACCACTACAGAGTTCGTCAACCGCAATGTTGAACTCCGAATGGAGCGCAAGCGCAGGGTTCTGGTACGGGAGAAACCAGTACGGCTTCGAATCATCCTGGGTGAAGCGGCGCTGCGGATCCCAGTGGGTGACCATGACGTAATGCGTGGCCAGTACGAGGAGATCATCCGGCTGGCGAGCCTGGATCACGTCTCGATACAGGTTCTCCCGTTCCGTCGTGGGTACCGTGCCGTCCACGACTTCCGAATCCTCGATCTCGGGGACCTGCCATCCCGGGTACAGACGGACAACGCATGGGGTGCGATCTCCACCTCGGACAAACCGCAAGAGGTGAGCCGGTTCATGCGTCGGTTCAATTCGATGGTGGGTGTGGCCCTCGGGGTCGAGGAAACCATCGCCTTTGTGACGGAACTAGCGAGAAGGTAG
- a CDS encoding ATP-binding protein yields the protein MSTITTEPAPVPAAGFEVRLNRSGKAGDPLTDEDRLWPGLMRYAAQAHTRLWRLDHLTDAVDLIVSELVTNALVHGEGAVDIRMWRTDKRLFVEVGSASPRVPRMRESGPLDENGRGLHLVAVLADGWGVTAGGAWCALRVDREAA from the coding sequence ATGAGCACCATCACGACCGAACCGGCTCCGGTACCCGCGGCCGGATTTGAAGTGCGGTTGAACCGGTCCGGGAAGGCCGGTGATCCGCTCACCGACGAGGACCGGCTGTGGCCCGGACTCATGCGGTACGCGGCTCAGGCCCACACCCGGCTGTGGCGGCTGGACCATCTCACCGATGCCGTGGATCTGATCGTCTCCGAGCTGGTGACCAACGCGCTCGTGCACGGCGAGGGTGCCGTGGACATCCGGATGTGGCGGACGGACAAGCGGTTGTTCGTGGAGGTGGGGTCGGCCAGTCCGCGGGTGCCCCGGATGCGGGAGTCCGGGCCGCTCGACGAGAACGGGCGGGGGCTGCATCTGGTGGCCGTACTGGCGGACGGGTGGGGGGTGACGGCCGGAGGGGCCTGGTGTGCGCTGCGGGTCGACCGGGAGGCGGCGTGA
- a CDS encoding nitroreductase family deazaflavin-dependent oxidoreductase has protein sequence MSEQQPMSPSEFNQKIIEEFRGNAGRVGGMFENLPLVLLTTTGARTGKVTTTPLAYTQDGDRVLVFASNGGADRHPAWYWNISAHPRVTVEVGTGSGEVETYEATAVALQGEERDRLYAAQAERVPAFAEYQAGTSRVIPVVALERTAP, from the coding sequence GTGTCCGAGCAGCAGCCGATGTCACCGTCGGAGTTCAACCAGAAGATCATCGAGGAGTTCCGGGGGAACGCGGGCCGGGTCGGCGGGATGTTCGAGAACCTTCCGCTGGTGCTCCTCACCACCACCGGCGCCCGCACCGGGAAGGTGACGACGACCCCGCTGGCGTACACGCAGGACGGCGACCGGGTGCTGGTCTTCGCGTCCAACGGTGGCGCCGACCGGCACCCCGCCTGGTACTGGAACATCTCCGCGCACCCCAGGGTGACCGTGGAGGTCGGGACCGGGAGCGGTGAGGTGGAGACGTACGAGGCCACCGCGGTCGCCCTCCAGGGCGAGGAGCGCGACCGGCTGTACGCGGCGCAGGCCGAGCGGGTCCCGGCCTTCGCGGAGTACCAGGCCGGGACCAGCCGGGTGATCCCCGTGGTCGCGCTGGAGCGCACAGCGCCGTAG
- a CDS encoding amidohydrolase family protein: METFPKIISVDDHTVEPPHVWRDRLPSKYADTAPRVVRAPLKELTFLGGKFAPVMGEKGDDGPIGDWWLYENLRRPLTRLDTAVGYDRDEIRLEVITYEQMRPGSYSVPERLADMDVNHVQSALCFPTFPRFCGQTFTEAKDRELALLSVRAYNDWMVEEWCGPEAAGRLIPLTLVPLWDAELAAAEVRRNAARGVRAVAFSEIPPFLGLPSVHSDDWDPFLRACDETGTVIAMHIGSSSRMPSTSADAPPAVGSTITFANCCFSMVDWLMSGKFERFPRLRIMYAEGQIGWIPYILERADVVWEENRAWGGVADKVLRPPSELFAEHIYGCFFDDPFGLRNLDAIGAGNVLYETDYPHSDSTWPKSREVGEAQMGHLAPDVVERIVRGNAIDLLGLTADGLWAG, encoded by the coding sequence ATGGAGACCTTCCCGAAGATCATCTCGGTGGACGACCATACGGTGGAGCCCCCTCATGTCTGGCGGGACCGGCTCCCGTCGAAGTACGCGGACACCGCCCCGCGCGTGGTCCGCGCCCCCCTGAAGGAGCTGACCTTCCTCGGCGGAAAGTTCGCGCCCGTCATGGGGGAGAAGGGGGACGACGGCCCGATCGGTGACTGGTGGCTCTACGAGAACCTCCGCCGCCCCCTCACCCGCCTCGACACCGCCGTCGGCTACGACCGCGACGAGATCAGGCTCGAAGTGATCACCTACGAGCAGATGCGGCCCGGCTCCTACAGCGTCCCGGAGCGCCTCGCGGACATGGATGTCAACCACGTCCAGTCCGCGCTCTGCTTCCCCACCTTCCCCCGCTTCTGCGGCCAGACCTTCACCGAGGCCAAGGACCGCGAACTGGCCCTGCTCTCGGTCCGCGCCTACAACGACTGGATGGTCGAGGAGTGGTGCGGCCCCGAGGCGGCGGGGCGGCTGATCCCCCTCACCCTCGTCCCCCTCTGGGACGCGGAACTCGCCGCCGCCGAGGTCCGCCGCAACGCCGCCCGGGGCGTGCGCGCGGTCGCCTTCTCGGAGATCCCCCCGTTCCTGGGACTGCCCTCCGTCCACAGCGACGACTGGGACCCCTTCCTCCGCGCCTGCGACGAGACCGGAACGGTCATCGCCATGCACATCGGCTCGTCCTCCCGGATGCCGTCCACCTCCGCCGACGCCCCGCCCGCCGTCGGCTCCACCATCACCTTCGCCAACTGCTGCTTCTCGATGGTCGACTGGCTGATGAGCGGCAAGTTCGAACGCTTCCCCCGCCTGCGGATCATGTACGCGGAGGGCCAGATCGGGTGGATCCCGTACATCCTCGAACGCGCCGACGTGGTGTGGGAGGAGAACCGCGCCTGGGGCGGGGTCGCGGACAAGGTGCTGCGCCCGCCGTCCGAACTCTTCGCCGAGCACATCTACGGCTGCTTCTTCGACGACCCCTTCGGGCTGCGCAATCTCGACGCGATAGGCGCCGGCAATGTGCTGTACGAGACGGACTACCCCCACTCCGATTCGACCTGGCCCAAATCCCGCGAGGTCGGTGAGGCGCAGATGGGCCACCTCGCCCCGGACGTGGTGGAGCGGATCGTCCGGGGCAATGCGATCGACCTGCTGGGCCTGACGGCGGATGGCCTCTGGGCGGGCTGA